One genomic segment of Pedobacter endophyticus includes these proteins:
- a CDS encoding PAS domain-containing sensor histidine kinase — translation MVTIVNEAARGISTFLRPMTTSNPHLYLAEHSSELFFIFDLRADQFTYMNPTCLSFFNLESINVKSKFLLQMIHADDQGYVLSKLKDCTDGRSVADVECRVRRGENERWLRINPYLKQEPGESLLIGQAEDVTSYKASAEVLHNHNNKKNSILNILAHDLAGPLGTIGSLSGLLARDTQKYKVPAIDRYIKMINNISQSSIKLIHDFLDHEFLESVGVTLVKRRIELIKKIRSTTKAYFDMQKELGVQFSCQANKSRIYVEVDEDKFMQAINNLISNALKFTPDGGKIDIFIKENKSGVLISIADSGIGIPEKFHATLFEKFSNARRNGLKGERSTGLGMSIVKTIIDWHHGSIWFESEENKGTTFYIQLPTA, via the coding sequence ATGGTTACTATTGTTAATGAAGCGGCCCGCGGGATTTCAACGTTTCTTCGTCCCATGACAACTTCAAATCCTCATTTATACCTTGCCGAGCATTCAAGCGAACTATTCTTTATTTTTGATTTGAGGGCAGATCAGTTTACTTATATGAACCCCACATGTCTTTCCTTTTTCAATCTCGAGTCGATTAACGTAAAGTCGAAGTTCTTGCTGCAGATGATACACGCTGATGATCAGGGATATGTACTTTCTAAACTGAAAGATTGTACGGACGGACGAAGCGTGGCCGATGTTGAATGCAGGGTGCGACGCGGCGAAAACGAACGCTGGTTGAGGATAAACCCGTACCTAAAACAAGAACCGGGCGAAAGCCTGCTAATTGGCCAGGCCGAGGATGTTACCTCTTATAAAGCAAGCGCTGAGGTGCTTCATAACCACAACAACAAGAAAAATTCCATCCTTAACATTTTGGCGCATGATTTGGCGGGACCCCTTGGCACAATCGGCAGTTTATCGGGCCTTTTGGCCCGCGATACCCAAAAATATAAGGTTCCAGCGATCGATCGCTATATTAAAATGATCAATAATATCTCGCAAAGCAGCATCAAGCTGATTCACGATTTTCTCGATCATGAGTTCCTGGAAAGCGTTGGCGTAACCCTGGTTAAAAGAAGAATAGAGCTGATCAAAAAAATCAGGTCGACAACTAAGGCCTATTTCGATATGCAAAAAGAGCTGGGTGTGCAATTCTCCTGCCAGGCTAACAAAAGCCGGATTTACGTAGAGGTTGATGAAGACAAGTTTATGCAGGCCATTAATAACCTCATTTCTAATGCCCTTAAATTTACGCCCGATGGTGGAAAAATCGACATCTTTATAAAAGAGAACAAAAGCGGCGTGTTAATTTCAATTGCCGATAGCGGAATTGGCATACCAGAGAAATTTCATGCCACGCTTTTTGAGAAATTTAGCAATGCCCGTCGAAACGGGTTGAAAGGCGAGCGCTCAACCGGTCTTGGTATGTCTATAGTGAAAACCATTATCGACTGGCATCATGGAAGCATTTGGTTCGAAAGTGAGGAAAACAAAGGAACAACGTTTTATATCCAACTTCCAACCGCGTAA
- a CDS encoding response regulator transcription factor, producing MAKILVLDDDRSNADAIQAVLEDQAFDVASICHSDELGLAIKLFQPDLIVMDILLDNGDGRMICNEIKGDKRTSHIPVLLITAMLESQAIKIPNLADAIIFKPFDYTKLYQKVNRLIN from the coding sequence ATGGCTAAAATTCTTGTTTTGGACGACGATCGGAGCAATGCTGATGCCATTCAGGCCGTGTTAGAGGATCAGGCTTTTGATGTGGCGAGCATTTGTCACTCCGATGAACTCGGATTGGCCATAAAGCTTTTTCAGCCCGACCTTATTGTAATGGATATCTTGTTGGATAACGGCGACGGGAGGATGATCTGTAACGAAATTAAAGGAGATAAGCGCACCAGCCACATCCCCGTTCTTTTAATTACCGCTATGCTTGAGTCGCAAGCCATAAAGATTCCCAACCTTGCAGATGCAATCATATTTAAGCCATTTGATTATACCAAGCTTTATCAAAAAGTAAATCGACTGATCAATTAA
- a CDS encoding glycoside hydrolase family 43 protein: MVRKAIKILFILSIVLAIKASAQNAVPIRLADPTIFYHHKTYYLYGTGETKGRGGFEVFSSPDLKNWKDEGLALKMGDAFGNKGFWAPQVFVYKNKFYMAYVADENIAIAESDSPLGPFTQKVKKSIAAPTKMIDPFVFFDGDKIYLYHVRLINGNRLYVAELNSDFTTINEETAKECLHAAEPWENTQHTGWGVTEGPTVVKRKGLYYLFYSANDYRNVDYAVGYATGKTPYGPWKRYTNNPVLSRIQTQMNGTGHGDFFTDKKGKLNYVFHTHESNTKVGQRKTAVIAAKFAKGNGVEETLKIDSTTFRYLNK; the protein is encoded by the coding sequence ATGGTAAGAAAAGCAATAAAAATACTATTCATTCTAAGCATTGTTTTAGCTATAAAAGCCAGTGCTCAAAATGCTGTGCCAATTCGATTGGCCGACCCAACAATTTTTTATCATCATAAAACCTATTATTTATACGGAACAGGTGAAACCAAAGGGCGAGGCGGCTTTGAGGTGTTCTCATCTCCTGACCTGAAAAACTGGAAAGACGAGGGGCTTGCCTTGAAAATGGGCGATGCCTTTGGCAATAAAGGATTTTGGGCGCCACAGGTTTTTGTGTATAAAAACAAATTTTACATGGCTTATGTAGCTGATGAAAATATTGCCATTGCAGAAAGCGATAGTCCGCTTGGGCCATTTACTCAAAAGGTAAAAAAATCGATTGCTGCACCGACTAAAATGATCGATCCATTTGTGTTTTTTGATGGCGATAAAATTTATCTTTATCATGTTAGGCTGATTAACGGAAATCGCTTATACGTTGCCGAACTGAATAGCGATTTTACTACAATTAATGAAGAAACAGCCAAAGAGTGCCTTCATGCTGCCGAGCCCTGGGAAAACACCCAGCATACCGGCTGGGGAGTAACCGAAGGCCCAACAGTGGTAAAAAGAAAGGGCTTATATTATTTGTTTTATTCGGCAAACGATTACCGCAATGTTGATTACGCAGTCGGTTACGCAACAGGGAAAACGCCTTATGGCCCGTGGAAAAGGTACACCAATAATCCTGTGCTCAGCCGCATACAAACACAAATGAACGGCACTGGCCACGGCGATTTTTTTACCGATAAAAAAGGGAAACTCAATTATGTTTTTCACACCCATGAGTCAAATACCAAGGTGGGCCAGCGCAAAACGGCAGTTATAGCAGCCAAATTTGCTAAAGGCAATGGCGTCGAAGAAACTTTAAAGATAGACAGCACCACTTTCAGATACCTCAACAAATAG
- a CDS encoding TonB-dependent receptor: MGTFTKSIFLMLLLAGIFRNSNAQNSVVSGVVLDTAGLPLPGAVVRIKSATDSVGSSADNDGKFTFTKVKYKAFTLSASFIGYDTFTKQYVISKGNTLHITDIKLKPSSNTLDAVTISGTPPIKVTEDTVSFNAKAFPVRDGDAVDEVLKKLPGIKVDKDGNVTSQGTPVTKIRVNGKDFFGTDVATAIKNLPAEIIKNLQFIDDYGDQAKLTGIKSGEPEKILNLTIEEDKKKGYFARASAGLGNADRYNTNIRGNSLKGERQISFNGTAANANMRGGGGDGITTRNDVGLNYKNEFNTKISADAAYNFNNNKNNTISSTYTQNFLQDANQNAITRLEDARGNAKSDSYNHWFGGNFEYKIDTMNYLKISPNFSYNKNNDDNTSASLITQDTLSTRRESNSLNTANNINLRTNVFYNHKFAKKGRNFTTWGNINYSSGESYRQALNQYINQYTNATDSLLQNQLNNQDNRNFYLNVGASYMEPLWRKTFLEFNYSWNRSATNNTKDTYDVNGGNQVFNPNLSNIYDYQFITNKAGVNYRYIGEKLNYTLGLSAQPALLRGQNLSTGVQTVNRTFNFIPSGRFSYKFSNQQSLDVNYWGRNNQPGFLQLQPITDNSNLQNVVTGNPNLKPEFINSINAHYKQADWSAGKVFIANFSYQRTNNKIVTTKDRVPGTVNQLTSYINTDGFYTLQGDYDISKPFSADRKFTLGYSGSGRMNNNISFTDGSRIKAKNLSWRQELEFRVDLKDIVNFEIETSYSQNLTNYSTDTFADRQSNRFEYGIEGRNYFFKDLTLGYDFSKQINTGFDNGSVRNPTLLRLYSEYRFMKDNMAAIRIEGFDLLDQNSGISRDVFDNVIVDRQVNRLGRYFMLSLIYRVRKFGS; encoded by the coding sequence ATGGGCACTTTTACTAAATCGATTTTCCTGATGCTGCTTCTGGCGGGGATTTTCAGGAACAGCAACGCACAAAATTCCGTCGTCAGCGGAGTGGTTTTAGATACGGCAGGCCTGCCTCTTCCCGGTGCTGTTGTCAGGATCAAATCGGCCACTGATAGCGTAGGCAGCTCTGCCGATAACGATGGTAAATTTACGTTCACAAAGGTTAAGTATAAAGCGTTTACCCTATCCGCTTCATTTATTGGCTACGATACTTTTACCAAGCAATACGTCATCTCGAAAGGAAACACCCTTCATATTACCGATATCAAACTGAAACCCTCATCGAACACGCTCGATGCGGTTACCATTTCGGGAACGCCGCCAATTAAAGTAACCGAAGATACCGTGAGCTTTAACGCCAAGGCGTTTCCGGTACGAGATGGCGATGCTGTTGATGAGGTATTAAAAAAATTGCCAGGCATTAAGGTTGATAAAGACGGTAACGTAACCAGCCAGGGAACACCGGTAACCAAGATCCGCGTTAATGGTAAAGACTTTTTTGGAACCGACGTAGCTACTGCGATTAAGAACCTGCCTGCCGAAATTATAAAAAACCTGCAGTTTATAGACGATTATGGCGACCAGGCGAAACTGACCGGCATAAAATCGGGCGAGCCGGAAAAGATACTAAACCTCACGATTGAGGAAGACAAGAAGAAAGGTTACTTTGCCAGGGCCTCTGCCGGGCTGGGCAATGCCGATCGGTACAACACCAACATCAGGGGCAACAGTTTAAAAGGCGAGCGGCAAATTTCGTTTAACGGAACTGCTGCCAATGCAAATATGCGTGGCGGTGGCGGCGATGGCATTACCACCAGAAATGATGTAGGCTTGAACTATAAAAACGAGTTTAACACTAAAATTTCTGCTGATGCGGCTTACAATTTCAACAACAACAAAAATAACACCATTAGCAGCACCTACACGCAGAACTTTTTACAGGATGCCAACCAGAATGCAATAACCCGCCTGGAAGATGCCCGGGGCAATGCGAAAAGCGACAGTTATAACCACTGGTTTGGAGGCAATTTTGAGTATAAAATCGATACGATGAACTACCTAAAAATTTCGCCGAACTTTTCTTACAACAAAAATAACGATGATAACACGAGCGCCTCGTTAATTACGCAAGATACTTTATCAACCCGGCGAGAGAGCAACAGCCTCAATACGGCCAACAACATCAACTTGCGTACAAACGTATTTTACAACCATAAATTCGCTAAAAAAGGTCGAAACTTTACCACATGGGGCAACATCAACTACTCGAGCGGAGAAAGTTACAGGCAGGCGCTAAACCAGTACATTAACCAATATACCAACGCTACCGATTCGCTTTTGCAAAACCAGTTGAATAATCAGGATAACCGAAATTTTTACCTCAATGTTGGTGCTTCGTACATGGAGCCGCTATGGAGAAAAACGTTCTTGGAATTTAATTACAGCTGGAACCGTTCGGCAACAAATAATACGAAAGACACTTACGATGTTAACGGTGGCAACCAGGTTTTTAATCCCAACCTGAGCAACATTTACGATTATCAGTTTATCACCAACAAGGCCGGCGTAAACTACAGGTACATTGGCGAAAAATTAAATTATACCCTTGGGCTAAGCGCACAACCGGCCCTACTGCGGGGGCAAAACCTCAGCACCGGCGTGCAAACGGTTAATCGAACGTTTAATTTTATTCCTTCGGGCAGATTTTCGTACAAGTTTTCTAACCAGCAATCGCTCGATGTAAACTATTGGGGTCGCAACAACCAACCGGGGTTTTTACAACTACAGCCCATAACCGATAATTCAAACTTGCAAAACGTGGTAACGGGAAACCCAAACCTGAAGCCTGAATTTATCAACAGCATTAATGCGCATTACAAACAGGCCGACTGGAGCGCAGGCAAAGTGTTCATCGCCAATTTTAGCTATCAGCGTACCAATAATAAGATTGTTACTACCAAAGATCGTGTACCAGGAACGGTAAATCAGCTGACGAGTTATATCAATACCGATGGTTTTTATACGCTGCAAGGGGATTACGACATCAGCAAGCCGTTTTCTGCCGACCGCAAGTTTACGCTGGGTTATTCGGGCTCAGGGCGCATGAACAATAACATTTCGTTTACCGACGGAAGCAGAATTAAAGCAAAAAACTTATCGTGGCGCCAGGAACTCGAATTTAGGGTCGATTTAAAAGACATTGTAAACTTTGAAATAGAAACCTCTTATTCGCAAAACCTGACCAACTACTCTACAGATACCTTCGCAGATCGGCAGTCGAACCGTTTCGAGTACGGCATTGAAGGGCGTAATTATTTTTTTAAAGATCTTACCCTGGGCTACGATTTTAGCAAGCAGATAAACACAGGCTTTGATAACGGTTCGGTGCGTAACCCGACGCTGCTTCGTTTGTATTCTGAATACAGGTTTATGAAAGATAACATGGCCGCCATTCGTATTGAGGGTTTCGATTTGCTGGATCAAAACTCGGGCATTTCGAGAGATGTTTTCGACAACGTTATTGTGGATAGGCAGGTGAACCGACTTGGTCGCTATTTTATGCTTTCGCTGATTTATAGGGTGCGCAAATTTGGGTCTTAA
- a CDS encoding glycoside hydrolase family 2 protein → MINRFIKKRGYILLFFAFTVTSASSQDFLKNREVQLLTHWDFLLGNEIPPRVTKYATRNWTPVSVPHTWNAKDVLEKGFEMYKGQGWYKTNLKISPQKGKRYFLRFEGAAIVADVYVNNRLIGEHKGSYTAFIFELTDHLREGNNELKVGVSNAFRMDVAPNDSDLYPSFGGIYRPVTLFTTSNLCISPLDDASTGVYISTPNVGSASATVNIKTLVNYKADDGSEASANVETIIKNREGNIVASAKSMAQNLLSEKTKSVSVQLTVNNPIFWDAKRNPYLYRVIVLLKDEQGKTIDEIAQPLGIRSFFVDANKGFYLNEKKYDLYGTTRHQEWEGLGPALSDANHKTDMYLINELGANMLRLAHYPQAEMMYATGDTTGIVIWAEVPVTPPYRFNFQPYIENTHQQLREMVKQLYNHPSILFWGMQNESHIPANDLAELHKQAKLLDPYRLTTQGDHTSLQERHFITDLVAWNRYYGWYGGKFDDLTTWYNGIKSKFPSLKVGISEYGAGGSISQQEENPKVPDPTAGKFYPEQYQRLYHEETYRRLKKMNGLWCKIIWNTFDFSWENVDRGDRPFINHKGLITHDRKTKKDAFYFYKTQWTNEPVLYLLDRRLVKRSHANTVVAVYTNQPNPTLKVNNKVIKGREYDAELKKYLWKVVLQPGENHIEANVGSKSGRLSDSCKWNLTTQ, encoded by the coding sequence ATGATTAATAGATTTATTAAAAAGCGAGGCTATATACTTTTGTTTTTTGCGTTTACTGTGACTTCCGCTTCTTCGCAAGATTTTTTAAAAAACAGAGAAGTTCAACTATTAACCCATTGGGATTTTTTATTGGGTAATGAAATTCCACCCCGTGTAACAAAATATGCAACCCGAAATTGGACGCCTGTAAGCGTACCGCACACCTGGAACGCCAAAGATGTGCTGGAAAAAGGTTTTGAAATGTATAAAGGACAGGGATGGTACAAAACCAATTTGAAAATAAGCCCGCAAAAAGGCAAACGCTATTTTTTACGTTTCGAAGGCGCGGCTATAGTGGCCGATGTTTATGTAAATAATAGGCTAATAGGCGAACATAAAGGATCGTACACGGCTTTTATTTTCGAATTAACCGACCACCTTCGCGAAGGCAACAATGAGCTGAAAGTAGGTGTTAGCAATGCCTTCCGTATGGATGTTGCACCAAATGATAGTGACCTCTATCCGTCTTTCGGTGGTATTTACAGACCTGTAACACTTTTTACTACCTCCAACCTGTGCATCTCTCCGTTAGATGATGCCTCTACGGGTGTTTATATCAGTACGCCAAACGTAGGTAGCGCAAGTGCAACGGTAAACATCAAAACATTGGTTAATTACAAAGCCGACGATGGCAGCGAAGCTTCAGCGAATGTAGAAACCATCATTAAAAACAGGGAAGGGAATATTGTAGCTTCGGCAAAAAGCATGGCCCAAAATCTCTTATCAGAAAAAACAAAATCAGTTTCGGTACAATTAACCGTTAATAACCCAATATTTTGGGATGCGAAGCGAAATCCATATTTATATCGTGTTATAGTTTTGCTGAAAGATGAGCAGGGAAAAACTATCGACGAAATTGCGCAGCCTTTGGGCATACGAAGCTTTTTTGTTGATGCCAATAAAGGATTTTATCTCAATGAAAAAAAATACGATTTGTACGGTACAACAAGGCATCAGGAATGGGAAGGACTCGGCCCGGCATTGAGCGATGCAAACCACAAGACCGACATGTATCTGATTAACGAACTTGGTGCTAACATGCTTCGCCTGGCGCACTACCCGCAGGCTGAAATGATGTATGCAACGGGCGACACGACAGGGATTGTAATTTGGGCAGAAGTGCCTGTTACGCCCCCTTACCGGTTTAACTTTCAGCCGTACATTGAAAATACCCACCAGCAATTGCGTGAAATGGTTAAACAACTGTACAACCACCCCTCTATTCTATTTTGGGGCATGCAAAACGAATCGCATATTCCCGCAAATGATCTGGCCGAACTGCACAAGCAGGCCAAATTGTTAGATCCTTATCGACTCACTACACAAGGAGATCATACTTCCCTGCAGGAGCGCCATTTTATTACCGACCTGGTTGCCTGGAACCGTTATTATGGTTGGTACGGCGGTAAGTTTGACGATTTAACGACCTGGTACAATGGCATTAAAAGCAAGTTTCCGAGCCTTAAAGTGGGTATTAGTGAGTATGGTGCGGGAGGTTCTATATCGCAGCAAGAAGAAAACCCCAAAGTGCCCGACCCCACCGCAGGCAAATTTTACCCTGAACAATACCAGCGGCTTTACCATGAGGAAACTTACCGAAGATTAAAAAAAATGAACGGCCTCTGGTGCAAAATTATCTGGAATACTTTCGATTTTTCGTGGGAAAATGTCGATCGTGGCGATCGCCCTTTTATCAACCACAAAGGATTGATTACTCACGACCGGAAAACTAAAAAAGATGCCTTTTACTTTTACAAAACGCAGTGGACGAATGAACCTGTTTTGTACTTGTTAGATAGAAGATTAGTGAAGCGTAGCCATGCCAATACCGTAGTAGCTGTTTACACCAATCAACCCAACCCGACATTAAAAGTAAACAACAAGGTTATAAAAGGGCGTGAATACGATGCTGAACTAAAAAAATACCTGTGGAAAGTGGTATTGCAGCCCGGCGAAAACCATATCGAAGCCAATGTAGGGTCCAAAAGTGGTCGACTCAGCGATTCGTGTAAATGGAATTTAACCACACAGTAA
- a CDS encoding NAD(P)-dependent alcohol dehydrogenase → MIATKGYAAQTAGTDLAPWSFERREVGPHDVQFEILFCGVCHSDLHQIKNDWFPGIFPMVPGHEIVGRVVKVGDHVKNFKVGDLAGTGCMVDSCQVCENCKQDLEQYCLEGNTQTYNDRERDGKSPTYGGYSNQIVVREEFVLKIKEGVDLAAAAPLLCAGITTYSPLRHWKVGKGHKLAVLGLGGLGHMAVKFGVAFGADVTVLSTSPGKEADAKKLGAHHFVVTTDPAQIKAARGTFDFILDTVSAEHDFNMYLSLLRTNGVHICVGVPPKPAEIAAFSLLGGRKSLAGSNIGGIKETQEMLDFCAENNIVSEIELIDIKDIHNAYERMEKGDVRYRFVIDMATL, encoded by the coding sequence ATGATAGCAACAAAAGGATATGCAGCTCAAACTGCCGGAACTGATCTTGCACCGTGGAGCTTCGAAAGGAGAGAAGTAGGACCTCACGATGTGCAGTTCGAAATACTTTTTTGTGGTGTTTGCCACTCAGACCTTCACCAAATTAAAAACGACTGGTTTCCGGGGATTTTTCCGATGGTTCCGGGGCACGAAATTGTTGGCCGTGTGGTTAAGGTTGGAGATCATGTTAAGAACTTTAAAGTAGGCGATTTGGCCGGTACCGGTTGTATGGTCGATTCTTGTCAGGTATGCGAAAACTGTAAGCAAGATTTGGAGCAATATTGCCTGGAGGGAAATACGCAAACTTACAACGACCGCGAAAGAGACGGAAAAAGCCCAACCTACGGTGGATATTCGAATCAAATTGTAGTGCGTGAAGAGTTTGTTTTAAAAATTAAAGAAGGAGTTGATTTAGCTGCTGCAGCGCCACTGCTTTGCGCAGGCATTACCACCTATTCGCCTTTGCGCCACTGGAAAGTTGGAAAAGGCCATAAACTGGCGGTACTGGGTTTAGGCGGATTAGGCCACATGGCAGTTAAGTTTGGTGTTGCATTTGGTGCAGATGTAACCGTATTAAGCACATCGCCGGGTAAAGAAGCTGATGCCAAAAAGCTTGGTGCTCACCATTTTGTGGTTACTACCGACCCTGCTCAGATTAAGGCTGCCAGAGGTACCTTCGACTTTATTTTAGATACAGTTTCAGCAGAGCACGATTTTAACATGTACCTTTCGTTGTTGCGAACCAATGGCGTACACATTTGCGTTGGCGTACCACCAAAACCAGCCGAAATAGCTGCATTTAGCTTACTTGGAGGCAGAAAAAGCCTTGCAGGATCGAACATTGGCGGCATTAAAGAAACGCAGGAAATGCTCGATTTCTGTGCTGAAAACAACATCGTGTCGGAAATTGAATTGATTGATATCAAAGACATTCACAACGCTTACGAGCGTATGGAAAAAGGGGATGTTCGGTACCGATTTGTTATCGATATGGCTACATTGTAG
- a CDS encoding DUF1543 domain-containing protein: MADLNAMPKLYMLLLGSKAPQRNVEQHDYFFGIAHSLKELVPHIKAFWPEAGNSIHVDGWREVNTVGEFQIKVRPKDEAAAPDLKKLFFINLGGYQSHKLVEHHHIVLSVNNDRAQAVQEAKKSVFFKSNSIKGANAHVDEKYGVDVDDIYKIEDVLSAEMKAKYQVEIIHSPDLAEDEIHLGYFKLDKL; the protein is encoded by the coding sequence ATGGCTGATTTAAACGCGATGCCAAAACTTTATATGCTGTTGTTGGGATCGAAAGCACCACAGCGAAACGTTGAACAACATGATTACTTTTTCGGCATAGCCCACTCCCTGAAAGAGCTGGTGCCTCACATTAAAGCGTTTTGGCCCGAGGCTGGGAACAGCATCCATGTTGATGGCTGGCGAGAGGTGAACACGGTGGGCGAATTTCAAATTAAAGTAAGACCAAAAGACGAGGCGGCAGCACCCGATCTGAAAAAATTGTTTTTTATCAATTTAGGCGGCTATCAAAGTCATAAACTGGTTGAGCATCACCACATTGTGCTTTCGGTAAACAACGACAGGGCGCAGGCGGTACAGGAAGCCAAAAAAAGCGTGTTTTTCAAAAGTAATTCGATCAAAGGAGCCAACGCCCACGTCGACGAGAAATATGGAGTTGATGTAGATGATATTTACAAAATTGAAGATGTGCTGAGTGCCGAAATGAAAGCAAAATATCAGGTTGAGATTATCCACTCGCCAGATTTAGCGGAAGATGAAATCCATTTGGGTTATTTCAAATTGGATAAACTGTAG
- a CDS encoding DUF1810 domain-containing protein, translating into MAREKTLNRFIEAQEQDYSRALTEIKQGRKRSHWMWYIFPQINGLGFSETSKFYGIKDLAEAEEYLSHPILGSRLLEISTALLALDESDALKIFGSPDNMKLKSSMTLFASIDDAPQVFKSVLNKFFNGETDSETLKLIKNG; encoded by the coding sequence ATGGCAAGAGAAAAAACATTAAATCGATTTATAGAAGCGCAAGAACAAGACTATAGCCGAGCTTTGACTGAAATAAAGCAGGGCCGCAAGCGCAGCCATTGGATGTGGTATATTTTTCCGCAAATAAACGGATTGGGCTTTAGCGAAACCTCTAAGTTTTACGGCATAAAAGATCTGGCAGAAGCAGAAGAATACCTGTCGCACCCCATTTTAGGCAGCAGGTTATTAGAGATTTCAACAGCCCTTTTAGCGCTCGACGAATCGGATGCGTTAAAAATATTCGGTTCGCCAGACAATATGAAACTGAAATCGTCGATGACACTTTTCGCCAGTATTGATGATGCGCCTCAAGTATTCAAATCCGTTTTAAATAAGTTCTTTAACGGAGAAACAGACTCAGAAACTTTAAAATTGATCAAGAATGGCTGA
- a CDS encoding outer membrane beta-barrel protein, whose amino-acid sequence MKKIILLAMVCLYANIASAQVLIALLLGDKLNSEKIEFGFNVMPTLSTLTQTDGDFKSGLGLGLYFNIRLKPNLYFHPEFSPKTAFGTANLAPYATGYNNIDQIYLNDAQAGVLKKIKAMSLPLLIRYRIKGLLFANLGPQINVFYKPKDIFTTEADGNEIDYTTSIKNQVSFMDIGLAGGLEYKLKKDKGMGIGLRYYYGLTDVLTKLSGSQRNSAFNLSVFIPIDPGAKKK is encoded by the coding sequence ATGAAAAAGATAATACTTTTGGCTATGGTTTGCTTATATGCAAACATAGCATCGGCACAGGTTTTAATTGCCTTGTTATTGGGCGATAAGTTAAATTCGGAAAAGATAGAATTCGGGTTTAATGTTATGCCAACGCTTAGCACGCTCACCCAAACGGATGGAGATTTTAAATCAGGCTTGGGCCTGGGCCTGTATTTCAATATTCGATTGAAACCAAACCTCTACTTTCACCCAGAATTTAGCCCCAAAACCGCATTTGGAACCGCAAACCTCGCACCGTATGCTACGGGTTATAACAACATTGATCAAATTTATTTAAACGATGCTCAAGCCGGAGTTTTAAAAAAAATAAAAGCAATGAGCCTCCCATTATTGATTCGATACCGCATTAAGGGGCTTCTATTCGCAAATCTGGGGCCTCAAATCAATGTGTTTTATAAACCTAAAGATATATTTACTACCGAGGCCGATGGAAACGAAATTGACTATACCACATCAATAAAAAACCAGGTTTCTTTTATGGACATTGGCTTAGCTGGAGGCTTAGAATACAAGTTAAAGAAAGACAAGGGCATGGGTATTGGCCTCCGTTATTATTATGGGCTTACTGATGTATTAACGAAACTGAGTGGTTCGCAACGAAATTCTGCTTTCAATTTAAGTGTGTTTATCCCGATAGACCCCGGGGCGAAAAAGAAGTAA